Proteins encoded together in one Oceanispirochaeta sp. window:
- a CDS encoding nucleoside kinase encodes MKEYIINYNDMNMRIKSNSCISSIMNNDDCDGFPLVAAYFNNELISLNSCVDINGELKPLYLNSTAGVRLYRRTLCYVLEMAARELFPGHHLILSHSLGHSYYYHLDGAPAFSDEDLISIQNKMKEFIKKDHKIIPETNSWREARQYFSDMNQNDTVLLLESANQSRVRINRTEDYLALRHEILLPSIGFLKSFDVMNYSDGFLLRYPPSKTPLTLEDFKDQPLLSSIYREYKSWGKILNADTVGKLNSMVSDKRQTEHFILVSESLHNKKIAQIADNILERKGKVKIVLIAGPSSSGKTTFTKKLCIQLQVVGFNPLMVSLDDYYHSPEHVPVDEDGKPDLEALDALDVDLLNKNLVQLFSGKETEFPIFDFKKGGRQKRGRILSMQDRSILVMEGIHGLNKDLTPDIPVSQKFKVYISALTQLNLDDHNRIATTDNRLIRRIVRDHQFRNYNAEKTLKIWPSVRRGEEKNIFPNQDQADAAFNSALDYELAVLRLYAEPLLRGISPEKEEYGEAQRLLHFINNFSPIPSNMIPVDSILREFIGDSRFKY; translated from the coding sequence ATGAAAGAATACATAATTAATTATAATGACATGAACATGAGAATCAAAAGCAATTCATGTATCAGCAGTATTATGAACAATGACGACTGTGATGGGTTTCCTCTCGTGGCTGCCTATTTCAATAATGAGCTCATTTCACTGAATTCCTGCGTTGATATAAACGGTGAGCTAAAGCCCCTGTATCTGAACAGCACTGCCGGTGTCAGGCTCTATAGACGAACACTCTGTTATGTTCTTGAAATGGCTGCCCGGGAACTGTTTCCCGGGCATCATCTTATACTGAGTCATTCACTGGGGCACAGTTACTACTATCATCTGGATGGGGCCCCCGCTTTTTCTGACGAAGACCTGATTAGCATTCAGAATAAGATGAAAGAATTTATCAAAAAAGATCATAAAATCATCCCTGAAACCAACAGCTGGCGGGAAGCCCGCCAATATTTTTCAGATATGAATCAGAATGACACGGTCCTTCTTCTTGAATCGGCCAATCAGTCACGGGTTCGAATCAACCGTACAGAAGATTATCTGGCTTTAAGACATGAGATTCTTCTCCCTTCTATAGGGTTTCTAAAAAGTTTTGATGTTATGAATTATTCTGATGGTTTTCTTCTGAGATACCCTCCTTCCAAAACACCGCTGACTCTGGAGGATTTCAAGGATCAACCTCTTCTCTCCTCTATCTATCGAGAGTACAAGTCCTGGGGTAAAATACTGAATGCAGACACAGTAGGGAAATTGAATTCCATGGTTTCTGATAAAAGGCAGACCGAGCACTTTATACTTGTATCAGAGTCCCTGCACAACAAAAAAATAGCTCAGATTGCAGACAATATCCTGGAACGAAAGGGAAAGGTAAAAATTGTTCTGATTGCAGGTCCCTCTTCATCGGGTAAAACGACCTTTACAAAGAAACTCTGTATACAGCTTCAAGTTGTTGGTTTTAATCCTCTCATGGTCTCTCTGGATGATTACTATCACTCTCCTGAACATGTTCCTGTGGATGAAGACGGAAAGCCTGACCTGGAGGCTCTGGACGCTCTGGATGTAGATCTGCTGAATAAAAACCTTGTCCAGCTTTTCAGTGGTAAAGAAACGGAGTTTCCAATTTTTGATTTTAAAAAAGGGGGACGTCAGAAAAGAGGTCGGATACTGAGTATGCAGGACAGAAGTATTCTTGTTATGGAAGGTATTCATGGATTGAATAAGGATCTGACTCCGGATATTCCGGTTTCGCAGAAATTTAAGGTTTATATTTCGGCTTTGACTCAATTGAATCTGGATGATCATAACAGGATTGCCACCACTGATAACAGATTGATCAGAAGAATTGTCAGAGATCATCAGTTTCGAAATTATAATGCCGAAAAAACTCTAAAGATCTGGCCATCGGTAAGACGGGGGGAAGAAAAAAATATTTTTCCGAATCAGGATCAGGCGGATGCCGCGTTTAATTCGGCTCTGGATTATGAACTGGCTGTACTGCGCTTGTATGCCGAACCTTTGTTAAGAGGAATCAGTCCAGAAAAGGAAGAATACGGAGAAGCTCAAAGGCTGCTTCACTTTATTAATAATTTTTCACCGATTCCTTCAAATATGATTCCCGTCGATTCTATATTGAGAGAATTTATCGGTGACAGCAGATTTAAATACTAA